The proteins below come from a single Eubacterium limosum genomic window:
- the lexA gene encoding transcriptional repressor LexA, with amino-acid sequence MYEDLTEKQKQILEFIKKQTRECGYPPSVREICEAVGFKSTSSVHSHLKTLEQHSYIRRTSLKTRAIDVINKDNEDGLENFQTDREMVTLPLLGKITAGDPILATEDVMDQIPLPLSFVGTGEHFLLRVKGTSMINAGILDGDDIIVKKQNTANDGDIVVAFLLENEEATVKTFYRDQDIVILKPQNPNFEPRELKDTEVQILGRVTGLLRKM; translated from the coding sequence ATGTACGAAGATTTAACCGAAAAACAAAAACAAATATTAGAATTTATAAAAAAACAGACCAGAGAATGTGGGTATCCGCCTTCTGTCCGTGAAATATGTGAGGCTGTAGGTTTTAAATCCACGTCATCGGTGCACTCTCACCTTAAAACACTTGAGCAGCATTCTTATATTCGACGAACATCACTCAAAACGCGTGCCATTGATGTTATTAACAAGGATAACGAGGACGGTCTTGAAAACTTCCAGACTGACCGGGAGATGGTCACACTTCCTCTGCTTGGTAAAATCACTGCAGGTGACCCGATCCTGGCAACTGAGGATGTCATGGATCAGATTCCTCTTCCCCTTAGCTTTGTCGGCACCGGCGAACATTTTCTGTTGAGAGTTAAAGGCACCAGTATGATCAATGCAGGAATCTTGGACGGAGACGACATTATCGTCAAAAAACAGAACACCGCCAACGATGGAGATATTGTCGTTGCCTTTTTACTCGAAAATGAAGAGGCAACCGTTAAGACTTTCTACCGTGATCAGGATATCGTTATCCTGAAGCCTCAAAACCCAAATTTTGAGCCGAGAGAACTTAAAGATACCGAGGTTCAGATTCTGGGCCGTGTAACCGGGCTTCTACGCAAAATGTAA
- a CDS encoding TrmH family RNA methyltransferase, which yields MMGQELITSRQNLTVKNVIKLKQKKNRDREKQFILEGNKLFMEAEAWNVAITAVYVTPQWIEGAEEAVKSAFKRLKDMGIPVFTVDASVFEAMSALKMPEGILCTADKFDTSEKFFEKKCKKNGKKCLSYVILDDVQDPGNVGTIIRTADAAGFDGIICSSKTADIYNEKVLRGAMGSVFHLPVLQTCALEETVLFLKEQGTRIIGTSLQGKTSLSASLAAQKAVGIILGNESKGMSKCIADLCDDLYKLPMYGHAESLNVSVAAGILMYDIARAMHE from the coding sequence ATGATGGGCCAAGAATTAATTACATCACGCCAGAATTTGACGGTTAAGAATGTTATCAAGCTAAAACAGAAAAAAAACAGAGACCGCGAGAAACAGTTTATTCTGGAAGGAAACAAGCTTTTCATGGAGGCTGAAGCCTGGAATGTGGCGATCACTGCGGTTTATGTAACGCCGCAGTGGATTGAGGGAGCTGAAGAGGCTGTAAAGTCAGCTTTTAAACGTCTGAAAGACATGGGTATCCCGGTTTTCACTGTTGACGCCAGCGTTTTTGAAGCCATGTCGGCTTTAAAGATGCCGGAAGGTATTTTATGTACGGCAGATAAATTTGATACCTCTGAAAAATTTTTTGAAAAAAAATGCAAAAAAAACGGGAAAAAATGTCTGAGTTATGTTATATTAGATGATGTGCAGGATCCGGGCAATGTTGGAACCATTATACGTACAGCGGATGCCGCTGGCTTTGACGGTATTATCTGCTCATCAAAAACCGCAGATATATACAATGAAAAAGTTTTGCGCGGGGCCATGGGGTCGGTGTTTCATTTGCCGGTGCTTCAAACCTGTGCCCTTGAAGAAACGGTTCTTTTTCTAAAGGAGCAGGGTACACGTATAATCGGGACTTCGCTTCAGGGAAAAACTAGTCTGTCTGCTTCGCTGGCTGCACAGAAAGCTGTGGGCATTATTCTTGGCAATGAGTCAAAGGGAATGTCAAAGTGTATTGCGGACCTCTGTGATGACTTATACAAGCTACCTATGTACGGACATGCTGAATCTTTAAATGTTTCGGTAGCGGCAGGTATTTTGATGTACGATATCGCGCGGGCGATGCACGAATAA
- the pheT gene encoding phenylalanine--tRNA ligase subunit beta has product MLVSLNWLKEYVKIEQDPKTFGDILTMSGTKVETIEPISDEVSGVITGKIVKIEKHPDADKLVVCQIDVAAASPLTIVTSATNVFEGAVVPVAVENSVVAGGHKMSRTDFRGIMSYGMMCSVEELGMNTDLFSPEIKNGIYILPENTELGVEVRELLWIDDSIIEVELTANRGDCQSIYGIAREAAAALDESVAPVKLYDKKETQNQIADYLSVKVETELCPRYVAKMFKVKKIEPSPLWMQLKLLNSGVRPINNIVDVTNYVMLELGQPLHAFDYKSLNSDEIVVKTGNKEKTVVTLDDRERNIDESMMMITNGKYPVAVAGIMGGANSEITENTEYVVLESACFDKTSIRLTSKKLGMRTEASGRYEKGIYPGLAETAALRATYLFDLIGACDVLEGMIDVYHNPEEPREVAVNVDWINRFIGIDLSEDEIIRIFERLFLTVENMGKGNLVVKVPDYRQDLEIREDLAEEVARIYGYNRIPSTIMGGTTLVGGKSAKQKYQDMLQSLLVGAGYYQTLTTSFTSVNRINALNMDCSDELVPLINPLGEENSIMRNTLVGHQLEVVSLNHNRKNPQGRFFEFAQTYHKNSNKDELPVERKHLVISSYGNTDYFDIKGVVELLIDRSGIAGYDFVLAGPDLYHPGRKAEIRVGDTLVGQIGEIHPMVVKNYDLPKRTYACELDFDVMAGLQQDAIKFVEMPKYPGSSRDIALVLDEDVPASKIEATIKAHDTGIMENVELFDVYQGEQIEKGKKSLAYSILFRHPERTLTDDDINPVMDEILSDLKNGFNAQLRD; this is encoded by the coding sequence ATGTTAGTATCACTCAACTGGTTAAAAGAATATGTAAAAATCGAACAGGACCCCAAAACTTTCGGGGATATCCTGACAATGTCCGGCACAAAGGTGGAAACCATTGAGCCCATTTCGGATGAAGTTTCCGGTGTTATCACTGGTAAGATTGTTAAAATTGAAAAGCATCCTGATGCTGATAAGCTGGTTGTTTGTCAGATTGATGTGGCAGCTGCGTCTCCTTTGACCATTGTCACCAGTGCGACCAATGTTTTTGAAGGGGCGGTTGTCCCGGTTGCGGTAGAAAACTCAGTGGTAGCTGGTGGGCATAAAATGAGCCGTACCGATTTTCGCGGCATTATGTCCTATGGCATGATGTGCTCTGTTGAAGAGCTGGGGATGAATACAGATTTGTTTTCCCCTGAAATTAAAAATGGTATCTATATTCTGCCTGAAAATACTGAGCTGGGTGTTGAGGTGCGTGAGCTGCTCTGGATTGATGACAGCATCATCGAGGTGGAATTAACGGCTAACCGCGGAGACTGCCAGTCTATTTATGGCATTGCACGTGAAGCTGCGGCAGCGCTTGACGAGTCAGTGGCTCCGGTTAAACTCTATGATAAAAAAGAAACTCAAAACCAAATTGCCGATTATCTGAGTGTTAAAGTCGAAACCGAGCTGTGTCCGCGCTATGTGGCTAAAATGTTCAAGGTTAAAAAAATTGAGCCTTCTCCGCTGTGGATGCAGCTTAAGCTTTTAAACAGTGGAGTCCGCCCGATTAACAATATTGTTGACGTGACAAATTACGTCATGTTAGAGCTTGGGCAGCCGCTTCATGCCTTTGATTACAAGAGCCTTAATTCTGACGAGATTGTGGTTAAAACCGGTAATAAGGAAAAGACTGTTGTCACACTGGATGACAGGGAACGTAATATTGATGAATCCATGATGATGATCACCAACGGAAAATACCCTGTGGCTGTCGCTGGGATTATGGGGGGCGCTAACTCAGAAATTACAGAAAATACGGAGTATGTTGTTCTTGAATCCGCCTGTTTTGACAAAACCAGCATCCGCTTGACATCTAAGAAGCTTGGCATGCGTACGGAGGCTTCTGGGCGCTATGAAAAGGGCATCTATCCGGGTCTTGCTGAAACCGCAGCTCTGCGTGCAACCTATCTGTTTGATCTGATCGGTGCCTGCGATGTTCTGGAGGGGATGATTGATGTTTATCACAACCCAGAAGAACCGCGTGAGGTTGCTGTGAATGTGGACTGGATCAATCGTTTCATTGGTATCGATCTCTCTGAGGATGAAATCATCCGTATTTTTGAAAGACTGTTCCTGACCGTTGAAAATATGGGCAAAGGCAATCTGGTTGTCAAGGTACCCGACTACCGACAGGATCTCGAAATTCGTGAAGACCTGGCAGAAGAGGTTGCGCGAATTTATGGCTATAACAGGATTCCAAGCACCATTATGGGCGGGACTACCCTTGTCGGTGGAAAGAGTGCTAAACAGAAATACCAGGATATGCTTCAAAGTCTTCTGGTAGGCGCTGGATATTACCAGACCCTTACCACCTCTTTTACCAGTGTCAACCGTATCAACGCTTTAAATATGGACTGCAGTGACGAGCTGGTTCCGCTTATCAACCCACTTGGTGAAGAAAACAGCATTATGCGTAATACACTGGTAGGTCACCAGCTGGAAGTGGTGAGTTTAAACCATAACCGTAAAAATCCACAAGGCCGTTTCTTTGAATTTGCCCAAACCTACCATAAAAATTCGAATAAGGATGAACTGCCTGTTGAGCGCAAGCACTTGGTCATTTCTTCCTACGGAAATACTGATTATTTTGATATTAAGGGCGTTGTTGAGCTCCTGATTGACCGTTCGGGTATTGCTGGATACGACTTTGTTCTGGCTGGACCAGACCTCTATCACCCAGGCAGAAAGGCGGAGATAAGAGTGGGGGATACCCTCGTTGGACAGATAGGGGAGATTCATCCGATGGTTGTCAAAAACTATGATCTGCCGAAACGTACATATGCTTGTGAGCTGGACTTTGACGTAATGGCCGGATTACAGCAGGACGCCATTAAATTTGTTGAAATGCCCAAGTATCCTGGTTCTTCAAGAGACATCGCTCTTGTCCTGGATGAGGACGTGCCGGCTTCAAAAATTGAGGCGACTATCAAAGCTCACGATACAGGTATTATGGAGAATGTTGAGCTTTTTGATGTATACCAGGGCGAGCAGATTGAAAAGGGCAAGAAGAGCCTGGCTTATTCGATTTTATTCCGTCATCCAGAAAGGACATTGACAGATGATGACATTAATCCAGTAATGGACGAAATTTTATCTGACCTCAAAAATGGATTTAATGCCCAATTAAGGGATTAA
- a CDS encoding potassium channel family protein, producing the protein MGVVNAQELGIQEIYGKANNAQHEKVLLKLGVKKVFSPERDMGERVGHSLYSGDFIDALELDTDHSIVEVDALHKWENQALESLDMRTKYGLNVIAIRSQDHLNVSPVATDVIRAGDKLVVIGDNADINDVTRLYQSGN; encoded by the coding sequence ATGGGTGTTGTCAACGCGCAGGAGCTTGGGATTCAGGAAATTTATGGAAAAGCCAACAATGCCCAGCACGAAAAGGTTCTGCTCAAACTGGGGGTTAAAAAGGTCTTTTCACCAGAACGTGATATGGGGGAACGCGTCGGCCACAGTCTTTATTCCGGTGATTTTATCGATGCACTGGAGCTTGATACAGACCATTCGATCGTTGAGGTTGACGCCTTGCATAAATGGGAAAACCAGGCCCTGGAATCACTGGATATGCGTACAAAGTACGGGCTCAATGTCATTGCGATCCGGTCTCAGGATCATTTAAATGTTTCGCCGGTGGCAACAGATGTTATCCGGGCCGGCGATAAGCTGGTCGTGATCGGAGATAATGCAGATATTAATGATGTCACCCGCCTCTATCAGTCTGGAAATTAA
- a CDS encoding NAD-binding protein has translation MKEKQFAILGLGRFGEALAITLSELGSNVIVVDKNEEKVQNIANYVTYAVQADVSDINALKSIGLKNVDACDYLYYLRYQQQYHGCCQRAGAWDSGNLWKSQQCPARKGSAQTGG, from the coding sequence TTGAAAGAAAAACAATTTGCTATTCTGGGGCTTGGCCGTTTTGGCGAAGCGCTCGCCATCACTTTGAGTGAGTTAGGATCAAACGTGATCGTTGTTGATAAGAATGAAGAAAAGGTGCAGAATATTGCCAACTATGTCACCTACGCTGTGCAAGCCGACGTTTCGGATATTAATGCTCTGAAGTCTATCGGATTAAAAAATGTGGACGCGTGTGATTATCTCTATTACCTCCGATATCAACAGCAGTATCATGGGTGTTGTCAACGCGCAGGAGCTTGGGATTCAGGAAATTTATGGAAAAGCCAACAATGCCCAGCACGAAAAGGTTCTGCTCAAACTGGGGGTTAA
- a CDS encoding TrkH family potassium uptake protein — protein MINIVKKGGRMTTFMRHRSPAEILMFGFAAVIFLGAVILNLPISSASGQSPGFLNCLFTATSSVCVTGLVVVDTGTYWSLFGQIVIILLIQIGGLGFMSLMTIFFVLAGKRITIKNRLLIQSSVNSDRVQGVVKFTKYIVFSCLVIEGIGALLLSFVFVPDYGLGKGIYFGIWHSISSFCNGGFDLIGGFQSFTGYANNFLLNFTVCALIIVGGLGFAVTSEIVSYRTTRRLSMHSKIVLSITAILVVGGAVLFYIFEHANPETMGNLPWYGKIYAAFYQSVTPRTAGSNTISQTGLNPVSKVLTIVLMFIGGSPGSTAGGVKTTAVAMMAITLFTELMGRKDVTCFKRRIPEITIKRAACVLTIGISIIIVIIMVLMVCEPGADPMAVTFEVFSAYSTVGLTCDLTPHLHALSKVALIITMFIGRVGPLTIAYVITRKERKELENKGQFKLPEGNVLIG, from the coding sequence ATGATAAACATTGTTAAAAAAGGTGGCCGTATGACTACCTTTATGCGGCATCGTTCTCCAGCCGAAATTCTGATGTTCGGCTTTGCAGCAGTGATATTTCTGGGGGCAGTGATTCTGAACCTACCAATCTCCAGTGCCTCCGGTCAAAGTCCGGGATTTCTAAACTGTTTATTTACAGCGACCTCCAGTGTATGTGTTACAGGATTAGTAGTTGTGGATACTGGAACTTACTGGTCTTTGTTTGGTCAGATTGTCATTATTCTTTTAATTCAAATCGGTGGTCTCGGCTTTATGTCTTTAATGACTATTTTTTTCGTATTGGCGGGTAAACGCATTACGATTAAAAACCGTCTGCTTATTCAATCCTCTGTAAATTCAGACAGGGTACAGGGGGTTGTGAAATTCACCAAATACATTGTCTTTTCCTGCCTGGTGATTGAGGGAATCGGCGCGTTGCTGCTGTCCTTTGTTTTTGTTCCGGATTACGGGTTGGGGAAAGGTATTTATTTTGGTATCTGGCATTCGATCTCCTCGTTCTGTAACGGTGGTTTCGACTTGATCGGCGGCTTTCAGAGCTTTACAGGATATGCCAATAACTTTCTGCTGAACTTTACTGTTTGTGCGCTTATTATTGTCGGCGGTCTGGGTTTTGCAGTTACCAGTGAAATCGTCAGCTATCGGACAACCAGACGGTTGAGCATGCACTCTAAAATTGTTTTAAGCATCACCGCTATTTTGGTAGTGGGCGGTGCTGTCCTTTTTTATATTTTTGAGCATGCTAACCCTGAAACAATGGGGAATTTGCCATGGTACGGGAAAATTTACGCCGCTTTTTATCAGTCTGTAACGCCGCGTACAGCTGGTTCCAACACCATTAGTCAAACAGGGCTCAACCCGGTTTCTAAGGTGCTGACGATTGTTCTGATGTTTATCGGCGGTTCACCCGGATCAACGGCAGGTGGGGTTAAAACGACAGCTGTGGCTATGATGGCTATCACATTGTTTACTGAGCTGATGGGCCGGAAGGATGTCACTTGTTTTAAACGTCGTATTCCAGAGATCACGATTAAGCGGGCGGCATGTGTGCTGACCATTGGTATTTCCATCATTATTGTTATCATTATGGTTTTAATGGTCTGCGAACCTGGAGCTGACCCAATGGCCGTTACCTTTGAGGTATTCTCGGCTTACTCCACTGTTGGTCTTACCTGTGATTTAACACCGCACCTACATGCGCTCAGCAAGGTTGCGTTGATTATTACAATGTTTATCGGACGTGTCGGGCCACTCACGATCGCTTATGTTATTACGAGAAAAGAAAGAAAAGAACTTGAGAATAAAGGCCAGTTTAAGCTGCCTGAAGGCAATGTCTTGATTGGTTAA
- the rpmI gene encoding 50S ribosomal protein L35, whose translation MPKMKSHRGAAKRFKVKKSGVIKRAKAYKSHILNKKSQKRKRNLRKAGYLVPSDAKVVKKMLMK comes from the coding sequence ATGCCAAAAATGAAATCCCATCGTGGTGCTGCAAAGCGCTTCAAAGTGAAAAAATCAGGTGTGATCAAACGCGCTAAGGCTTATAAAAGCCACATCTTAAATAAGAAAAGCCAGAAAAGAAAGAGAAATCTTAGAAAAGCTGGTTACTTAGTACCAAGTGACGCAAAAGTTGTCAAAAAAATGTTAATGAAATAA
- the pheS gene encoding phenylalanine--tRNA ligase subunit alpha: MQEELNRIRENCLEDLKTVGDMKSLDDIRVKYLGKKGVLTAALKGMGKLSKEERPVIGKLANEVREEIETGLAGKKEALETAEMMAAIEKEKLDVSLPGKKPSEGNLHPLNIIINDLEEIFLGMGFSIAEGPEIEWSKYNFDYLNMPQEHSARDLQETFYYNDEVVLRTQTSPVQVRVMMDEKPPLRVISPGRVYRADEIDATHSPVFHQMEGLVIDKGITMADLKGTLDMFAKKLFGETVQTKFRPHQFYFTEPSAEMDVTCFKCGGTGCKVCGNSGWIELLGCGMVHPNVLRHCGIDPEVYSGFAFGMGLERVAMTKYGINDLRLLFENDMRFLTQFK; this comes from the coding sequence ATGCAAGAGGAATTAAATCGCATCAGAGAAAATTGTTTGGAAGATCTGAAAACTGTCGGCGATATGAAATCGCTCGATGACATCCGCGTAAAATATCTTGGTAAAAAAGGTGTTTTAACCGCTGCCTTAAAGGGAATGGGCAAGCTTTCCAAGGAAGAGCGCCCTGTTATTGGCAAGCTGGCCAATGAGGTTCGGGAGGAAATTGAAACCGGACTGGCAGGAAAAAAGGAAGCGCTGGAGACAGCGGAAATGATGGCAGCCATCGAAAAAGAAAAGCTGGATGTTTCTTTGCCGGGTAAAAAACCTTCTGAAGGCAATCTGCACCCTTTAAATATCATCATTAACGATCTGGAAGAAATCTTCCTGGGAATGGGCTTTTCCATTGCCGAAGGGCCAGAGATTGAATGGTCAAAATATAATTTTGATTATCTTAACATGCCACAGGAGCATTCGGCCAGAGATTTACAGGAAACCTTCTATTACAATGACGAGGTTGTCTTAAGAACTCAGACTTCACCCGTTCAGGTTCGCGTTATGATGGATGAAAAGCCGCCACTGCGTGTTATCTCTCCGGGTCGCGTTTACCGTGCCGATGAAATCGACGCGACTCATTCACCGGTGTTCCATCAGATGGAAGGGCTTGTCATTGATAAGGGTATTACGATGGCCGATTTAAAAGGAACCCTTGATATGTTTGCAAAAAAACTTTTTGGAGAAACTGTTCAGACTAAATTCCGCCCGCATCAGTTCTATTTCACCGAGCCAAGTGCTGAAATGGACGTAACCTGCTTTAAATGTGGCGGCACCGGCTGCAAAGTGTGCGGCAACAGTGGTTGGATTGAGCTTTTAGGCTGTGGGATGGTACATCCTAATGTACTGCGCCACTGCGGCATTGATCCGGAGGTTTATAGCGGATTCGCTTTTGGCATGGGCCTTGAACGTGTGGCCATGACCAAATACGGAATCAACGACTTACGTCTGCTTTTCGAAAACGACATGCGTTTTCTGACACAATTCAAATAG
- the rplT gene encoding 50S ribosomal protein L20 produces the protein MARIKKGVNAKKKHKKVLKLAKGYYGAKSKLYRPANEAVMRALRSSYRGRKEKKRNFRRLWITRINAGARMYGLSYSKFMFGLKQAGVEMDRKILADLAMNDINAFAKLVDVAKAHQA, from the coding sequence ATGGCTAGAATTAAAAAAGGCGTTAATGCCAAAAAGAAGCATAAAAAAGTATTAAAACTTGCAAAAGGCTATTATGGTGCTAAAAGCAAGTTATACAGACCAGCGAACGAAGCAGTTATGCGTGCACTTCGTTCTTCTTACAGAGGTCGTAAAGAAAAGAAAAGAAATTTCAGAAGATTATGGATTACCCGTATCAATGCAGGTGCCCGTATGTATGGTTTAAGCTACAGCAAATTCATGTTTGGTCTGAAACAGGCTGGCGTTGAAATGGACCGTAAAATCTTAGCTGATTTAGCAATGAATGACATTAATGCATTCGCAAAATTAGTTGATGTTGCAAAAGCACATCAGGCTTAA
- a CDS encoding DNA-processing protein DprA — translation MNKNDLNRSIIALCQLKGIGRKKVKTILKSVDNPADYHLLELVEIGISLNVFSRNSTIGTFLDARKRADEILKCCEENDIKMINSYSENFPKALLFEDGPDLIYYKGDLSPLTNMNRAAVIGTRVPSDIGYHFAYNCGKSLAEQGYTVVSGLALGCDTAAHLGCLKAGGKTVAFLPSNLMTITPRENMELAERIIAGGGCIISEFSPLSTSNAYMFIERDRLQAAASNFVLVSEFARNSGTLHTLHFAHTYGKPIYADDAIVKSDVDGYDAMTEEGIAYQVGNMEEIKQFILKNRQ, via the coding sequence ATGAATAAGAACGATTTAAACCGCAGTATTATAGCACTTTGCCAGCTAAAGGGCATTGGCCGAAAGAAAGTAAAAACCATTTTAAAATCCGTTGATAATCCGGCGGACTACCATCTTTTAGAGCTGGTTGAAATCGGTATATCTTTGAATGTTTTTTCACGCAATAGTACGATCGGTACCTTTTTAGATGCCCGAAAGCGTGCGGATGAGATTTTAAAATGCTGTGAAGAAAATGATATCAAGATGATCAATTCTTATTCTGAGAATTTTCCAAAAGCATTGCTTTTTGAGGATGGTCCCGATCTGATCTATTATAAAGGCGATTTGTCACCTCTTACCAATATGAACAGAGCGGCCGTTATCGGCACCCGTGTACCGTCAGACATCGGCTATCATTTTGCCTATAATTGCGGTAAAAGCCTGGCAGAACAGGGCTATACAGTTGTCAGTGGACTGGCTCTTGGCTGTGACACCGCAGCACATCTCGGTTGCCTGAAGGCCGGAGGAAAAACCGTTGCCTTTTTACCGTCAAATTTAATGACCATTACACCTCGCGAAAATATGGAGCTCGCAGAACGTATCATAGCAGGGGGAGGCTGTATCATCAGTGAATTTTCTCCTCTGTCCACTTCGAACGCCTATATGTTTATTGAAAGAGACCGGCTTCAGGCAGCGGCTTCTAATTTTGTGCTTGTATCTGAATTTGCCCGAAACAGCGGGACGCTTCATACTCTGCATTTTGCCCATACCTATGGGAAACCGATTTATGCCGATGATGCCATTGTCAAATCCGATGTCGATGGCTATGACGCCATGACGGAGGAAGGAATTGCGTATCAAGTTGGCAATATGGAAGAAATTAAGCAATTTATCCTTAAAAATCGACAATAA
- the infC gene encoding translation initiation factor IF-3, with protein MSTCIFVLINSYKWRCITIAREVQHEINEEIRDREVRVIDANGEMLGVMPTKEAQKMADEKSLDLVKVSPNAKPPVCKILDYGKFRYEEMRRVKEAKKNQKAVVIKEIRMSVRVEEHDIMVKVKNCIKFLEQGNRVKVSIRFRGREMAYTDQGRGVLLDFAERVTDYGTVDKPPKMEGRSMVMFLSPKKDK; from the coding sequence ATGTCTACCTGCATTTTTGTTTTAATAAATTCCTATAAATGGAGGTGTATTACTATAGCAAGAGAAGTTCAACACGAAATTAACGAGGAAATCCGCGATCGAGAAGTCCGCGTAATTGATGCAAACGGAGAAATGCTGGGCGTTATGCCAACCAAAGAAGCACAAAAAATGGCAGATGAAAAGAGTCTGGATCTCGTTAAGGTTTCTCCTAACGCGAAGCCGCCAGTCTGCAAAATTTTGGACTACGGTAAATTCCGTTATGAAGAAATGCGACGTGTTAAAGAAGCAAAGAAAAACCAGAAAGCGGTTGTTATCAAAGAAATCCGTATGTCTGTACGGGTTGAGGAACACGACATCATGGTTAAAGTCAAAAACTGTATCAAGTTCTTAGAACAGGGCAATCGTGTCAAAGTATCCATCCGTTTCAGAGGCCGTGAAATGGCTTATACGGATCAGGGTAGGGGTGTTTTACTTGACTTCGCTGAACGTGTAACTGATTATGGTACGGTTGACAAGCCACCAAAAATGGAAGGCCGCAGCATGGTCATGTTCTTATCCCCTAAGAAGGATAAGTAA
- the zapA gene encoding cell division protein ZapA: MPEEKKVVELRILENDFSVKAGESEDYIREIATFVNDELTKVKERNPFTNHIRIAILGCMNITELLFEAKKDVIIAERKQEEEANNINLVKEELKTAGEEINELKESKLQLVEEKEQLQKEIEEKNELLNQYREHLKQAKIESESNRKAILDLQNQLFESQIELVKANKKNPEEIDQDTLQTDMEPEGSSNRPEL, encoded by the coding sequence TTGCCTGAAGAAAAAAAAGTTGTCGAACTTCGCATCTTAGAGAATGATTTTTCTGTAAAAGCTGGGGAAAGTGAAGATTACATCCGCGAAATCGCAACCTTTGTCAACGATGAACTGACAAAGGTTAAGGAACGCAATCCTTTCACAAACCACATCCGCATTGCAATTCTTGGCTGTATGAACATCACTGAGCTTTTATTTGAAGCTAAAAAGGATGTGATCATTGCTGAGCGTAAGCAGGAGGAAGAAGCCAATAATATTAATCTGGTAAAGGAAGAGTTAAAGACTGCTGGCGAAGAAATCAATGAACTTAAAGAGAGTAAGCTTCAGCTTGTCGAGGAAAAAGAACAGCTTCAAAAAGAAATTGAGGAAAAGAATGAGCTGCTCAATCAATACCGTGAACATCTGAAACAAGCTAAAATCGAAAGTGAATCTAACCGTAAGGCGATTCTTGATCTCCAAAACCAGCTGTTTGAAAGCCAGATTGAACTGGTAAAGGCAAACAAAAAAAATCCTGAAGAGATTGATCAGGATACACTTCAGACGGATATGGAACCAGAAGGCTCTTCGAATCGTCCGGAATTGTAA